The Mesoplodon densirostris isolate mMesDen1 chromosome 17, mMesDen1 primary haplotype, whole genome shotgun sequence genome contains the following window.
ctggggcagggcgggggctCAGGACATTCCAGATGGGGACGGTTCTCAAGGAGGTGGAAGGCTGCTCCCCAGGACATGGTGGGGAGTCGCCCAGGTGTGGCCGGGGTCAGGGCGCCAAGGCGGCCAGAGGGTGCCCCAGGCCCACGGATGCTGCACCTTGATCTACGCAGGAGCTCCTGCAGGGCCTGCCCGTGAGTGGTGTGTCCACGTGGGCGGGTGTGGCCGCTGTAATGGCCCAGGAGGGCAGCTCCCGCTGGTGCCTGAGAACCAAGGAAGCCACCGGCCTCTTCCAGTGCCAGTGACGCCAGCGGCTGGCGGGGCTGGGAAGATCCAGCATGCGAGTGGCCGCCTTGTCCTGACCCTTTTGGCCACGTTAGCCCACAGGGTATTTGTAGCATGGCAGACAAATAGTAACTCTTCAAACATTAGGTTCtggaaattttttaatgtttgcttaAAGTTATTCTCAAGAAATCACTAAACCTCACGTTTTCATACTTTAaggtatcttaaaacctatggaTATTAATGATATGGTTACTAATGATAAAACTGCGTAATATTTTTAGAATCCTTTTCTGTTAATGGTTATAACAAGTCAGACAGTATATATTCTTAACTCGTTTTTTTGGAAGGAATTCTCCAATTCATAATGTTGTATTTGAAAATATTGTGTTTGGTATTTCCTTTAAGAAAGGATTTGTAGTACATTTTATGGCTAAAGCAGTGCTGTTTCTGGGGAGCAGCTTCCTAGCTTGTGTTGTAATTTAACCCTCCCTGGGGCTCAGATGTTATGGCCCCGCCCCCATGAATGGGTTGTGTGCAGCACCTTTATTAGGAAAATGTGTAAAGCATTCTGATTTCTCTGGCCAGATTAAACCAAAAGGGGAATACCATTCCATGCCGGAGGTTGACCAAAAGTAGCAACTCTCAACTGAGTCAACAGTTGTCAGAAACCTGGGAGAGGGTGCTGGGGTGTGTGCACGCATGTACTCGTGCCGCAGAGCAGCCGCAGGCCAGTGCTGGGCTGAATCCCCTGACGCAGAAGGTCACTTGGAACCCAGGTTCCCTTGGAGAAGGGGCACTCAGCCCCAGGAACACGTAGATATGACATTGTATGTTTGTATAGTTACACATGTTATATGATATTAAAATGGAATCGGCCCAGCGTTAGAGGAAGTCAACTAGATCTCTCTGTGGGTCAgtttcaaaaacagcagaatcaGAGTTGCAGCATGTGTACAGTATGTACTATCTTCTGGATTTAAAGGCCCGCAAACAGCACTCATGTTGTTCTTGGATGCGTGGGCGCGAGTGGAAGCGTGGAAAACGGAGTGAACGCTCTGAGCGCAGTAGCTGCTGGCCGGGCGGAGTGGGGAGCTTTCCGGCAGAGACAGTGAAATGATGGTCATGATTCTGTGCATGCTGTGTGCTGGCATAAGGCTGCCTGCAAGATAATTACTCATATTTGCAGCGTTTCTCACACAGTCACACGCAAGGGGAAGATCCCCGGGGTGGGACAGGCGGCGTGGGTTCAGGTGAGGAGGGGCTGCCCCGGTCCACCCCCgagtcctcccccaccccaagctgGGCAAAGGTGGGAGCCCGGGTAGCGGCTGGGTGTCGCAGCCGGACCTGCAGGCCTGCGGCGAGGTGGCCGCCAAGCCCTCCGTGGATGTGGCCTCCGCATAACGACGGACAAATGGGCTTTAAAGGCCGGTGCCGGGAGCCCTGCCGGGCAGCTGCTGTAGGCTTTGACCCAGCGAGCTTCCGCGCTCACGGGTGGTTGAAAATGGAATCATttgcaaattgaaaaaaaagttattcttttTAGTGAAAGTAACCAATTCCGTATTTTTGGAAACTTACTAGTTACTCATCTGTACATAAGTCTGAACGTGGTGTGTTTAATTGCCTAAGTGTATTTTAAATCTCTCAGTGCAAACCAGATTaattttgtgtcttttaaaatatgtttctcatatctaaaacaattttttaaatatttgtttttgttaagaTACAGATCTCTATTTTTAGAGGAATATAAAAAACTCAAAGCAGATAAACCTATTTTGCTTACAGCcaatagtttaaatttttttggtgTTGATtggtaaaaatattaatatttaggcAGTTGAGGGATGCATATCTGTCTTCGTCAACTTAGGTTAATAGAAATTATTCATTGTTCGTACATAGCAGCAAAATTCATTGTTTACTGGAATTTGaagaagtttatttaaaatgcatgGATTGTGAAGAGTTCAAAAATGAGACCTCAGACGAGGCCAGACAGAAGGCCATGTCTCTCCTTCTTGCTGAACCTGGTGGAAGTGAAGGAAAATGCCCTCCAGTGGCGGCTGGTGCAAGGCTCCCCGCCCGTAGAACCCTCGCCACCCACCCTGCGGGGACCGGAGCCCGTGCGCTTTAGGGGAACCGGGGGGTCCTGTCCACATGGGGCTTTCTCCCTCCCTCAAGTGGGGCTGGAAATCCATGTCTTCTCACCTGAGACCATCCCAGCCCTTCCAGGATGCTTGTGCACCCGGGCCCGCCTGCCGGTTTCCCCTGGGCACGCGTGCCCTCTGGTGTCGGCGGGGCAAGGGGTTCACTGTTGTATCCCTGGGGCCGAGGCTGGTGCTGGGCACACAGTGCTCTCAGCAGGCCCGTGTTGAGGGGAGGAACATTTCCGTCCCTGCTGAGGTGTTTCCCCAGCTCTGCGTCAGGTCATCTGAGTGTTTAAAGAGGTGGCAGCCCCTCACAAGTCACTCTTCCTGGAAACAGAAACGGATTCTCCTTCTCAAGGAAAAGCAGATCGTTAGATTTCTACGCCAGGTTGCAAACACACAGTGAGGCGTTGGAATACAAGTTAATTCCAACTGTGAAGTTCTGTAATTGTCTTAGAATTGCAGACTTGAAGAGCTGTttagcttcggggcctgtggtcCCAGCAGAACATTCTGTCGGTGGGCAGACAGCCCACAGGGGTCGGGTAGGTTGGTGACGGCCTGGGTGCACCAGAGCCCCCGATCCCTGGACGCGAGGGCACAGGGCCGGGTAGGGGTCGTCGTAGGGAGAGCGGCAGCGTGGGTGCAGCCCCCTCAGATTTGAGAATCGGGCCTCGTAGAGTTGCTCGCAGCAGACCGTGGGTCTAACACGGTCAGAGGGGCAGGCAGGCCGCCTCCCGAGGCGCACCGTCATCCTGACGCTGACACTTTGAGCCTCAATTCAGGAGAGCCGTGACCTCTGGTCTCCTTGCGTTGCAGGTGTGGTGTCCTTAGTGGCTGTTCATCCCTCCACAGTGAACACGCTCGGGAAGCAGCTCTTGCCCAAAACGTTCGGACAGTCCAATGTCAACATCGCTCAGCAAGTGGTAAGGCCGGGAGGGTGGTGCACGGTTGGCCCTGTGGCTTCCCTTCCTGTGCCCGCAGGTTTCAGGAGCACGTGGCCAGTGCCGTGTGTCCTCCCCTGGCTCGGGCTTTCCTGTGTGTGCCGCTGGACGGCGGGACCCGGCCAGGCCAGGGCAGCTTCCCCGCCGGCCGCGCTGGTCCCGCGTCTGCCCTGACGGTGTTTCCTGGGGTGACACGTGCGCTTGGGCCCGAGCTGGTGTGGGCCAGCCGCTCCCGGGCCTGGACCCTCCTCAGGGCGGGCCGATGGCCGGCCCGGGACACGAGACTGGTGTCCGTGCAGGCCTCACGGTGGGCTCAGGGCTCTGCCGGCCGTCAGGTGCTGCAGGGCGGGGTCTTCCCTGCCCATCCTGGCCAACGGGAGGGGGTCAGAGGCGGGCCTGCGCTCCTGGGCCTGCGCCAGGCGCCTCTCCTCCAAGTACTCCCACCGGCCTGTCGGCTCCCACCTGTGGGGTTTGGCGGCTCCCTTCCTGACGGGACTCGCGGGCTCCACGGGGCCATGCGAGGAGGGGCGTTCACCGCCCACCGCCCCGCCAGGCGGCCCCCGGGCAGCCGTGTGACTGCTCCCCGTCGGTGAACTGTGGCCACGTTTGCTCAGCAGCATCGCTGTGGTTTTTCAAATCCGTGGTGTGTGGGAGTCTAGGCCTTACTGGGCACATCacagatattcaataaatgtccTTTTGATAGAAGTTATAAttcacatcattttattttataggtaCTGTGTGTTACGTTATAGCAGAGTCACGCCTGAGAATAGCTTGGTGATTATAGCAACAGTTCTGTCGTTAGTACCAGTTTAAATAGTTGGGAGGAAGACTAACGTGAAGAGTTTTCTGTTGGTGCCTTTCCGACCTTCAGCTTATCTGCCTGAAGTTCCACTGCTGACTTGCCCCAAGCCGTCTCGGAGCCGAGCTAGTTATGGAAATGTGTTCTTCCCAGAATCTCAGTTCTGAGAGTTAAAGCTGGCCTGCCACAGATGCCTGTCCACCTCTACAGACAGAGGGCTAAAAGCAGAAGAGCTGGCAGGTTCCCACAGGAGGGAAGTCCATGGAGAATAGTGAAAATAGGGGAGTGAGGGGAGAAAACCTGCAGTGTCCTCCGCGAGGCTGTGGGCAGTGGCCCGCTGGCCCTGGGTGTGCCCCCCGCTCACCTGTCCTGTTGTCGAAGGATGCTGCCCTGCAGTGAGCACCTGGTGGGCGCCTGCCGTGTGCCTGCTGCTCTGGTCTCCTTGCAGAGCAGTGGAGCCCACGGGAGGTGTCCTTAGGCGTGGACGGTGGAGTGGGCGCTTGTGTCCGGTGGGGCAGTCACTCCGAGGCTGGGCGCCCCTCTTGCGGGGAGCGGCAGCAGCCTAGCCTCTGGCGGCCACGCAGGGCTGGGCCGGCGTCCTGAGCCTGCTCTCCTGAGGACGTAGCGGGCTGAGTGCTGAGAGGGACGGGTCTTGAGGTTCCCGAGCCAGTGACCACAGGCTTTGGCTGCACACGCCTCCCACCGAGACCCGGGGCCCCGTCAGCGCACACCCGTGAGGCCCTCACCTCTGGGGGTTCATCCTCTTTCCCATCCTGTTTCACTTTCAGGACGCTTGCTATTTGATTTCATGTCTTTTGGATGAGAGTGATgtacagtttgaaaaacactgacgATGCTTTAGTCACTGGGAACGtgaattaaaagaatgaaattcagctgagctgtttttctttctgtggtttgcGGATCATTAACATTGACAGGTGACCTGGGCTTAGGGATAATTTGCAACGTGCCAGGTCAGCTGTCCCAGGGCCACTGGCAGGTAACCCTTATCCCGCTAAGCAGCGGACTAGCGGGAGTGTCCAGCTTAAAATAGCCCGGACACAGCCTGCTCGCCACGCGCCCAGTGCTTGGGGACCCAGTGCTGACACATTGGGCGACATCACCGTACAGTCACCAGGAAACGGTGCTTCTGAGTGGTTTCCTGGGTCGGGCACGAGATCTTTGGGAAGCTAGGATTTTACTTGGCTGGATGCGGCGGTGTCCCCGTGTCCCCCGTTAATGTGTGACTGTCGATTGATGGGACCAGAGTTCTGAGTGCTTGGTGTCAGAAGACAGGCCTTCTGTGCAGGGACGGGTGTCTGGGTGTTGGGGGCAGTGGGACCCCTGCCTTTGCCCCGGTGCCATCGCCTCTCCTCTGCCCTGTGCTGTCTGGGGTGCCCGGGGCACTGCAGCAAGCCTCGCTAGCCctgtgttccttttttcttcatttttgggTCTCGTTTTAGCACCGCTGAAGCATAGAGTTTTATGCTGTCTTGTATCACTGAAAGGAAAGGAAGTAAAAGAGGAACATGGGAGTCCCACTCGGAGTTGTCGCTGGGCGTCTCCCGCTGCCCAGGGCTCCAGGTGTCCCCGTTGGGTGCTCACGTGACTGTTCCCTAACCTTTGTGGTTAATAAAACTCAACGGTGGCTGCAGGTAATGAGAAATGATGAAGCGGCAGCATCCTGTGTGGGAGattctgactgttgtgaattGTCTTTTTTGACTGTAGGTAATTGGTACGCCTCAGAGACCTGCAGCGCCAAACACTATCGTGGTAGGAAGCCCACACACCCCTAACACTCACTTTGTCTCCCAGAACCAGCCTTCAGACCCCTCACCTTGGTCTGCCGGGTGAGCACTTGCCTAGAATTTACCCCCCAGCCTCTGGCTGCGTGGCCGACCAGCACGCCAGAGGATCGGGCACTGGCCAGCGCATGCCCGGAGTAGATGCGTGGACCACGCCGCCCTGTGGTTTTGGGGGTGGTGGCTCCACTGTGGTTTTGGGGGTGGGCTCTGGCTTCTTAACGCAGCGGTAACTTTCACACTTTGCGCTGTCTGTACCAGAAATTACCATTTCTCGAACCCCAGTAAACGTGGCGGGTTTCGCAGCAGCTTCTCCTAAACAGCTAAACATGGCCGTGGGGACAGCCCTGTGTGACGGCCACACCACCCTGTTCCCTTTGATCCTTTCCTCCAAAAGCAAAGTGATGTGAAAGCGATTTTACTCAGAGGTCAGCTGTGCAACTTtccctaaaaacaaacaaaaacaaagctgtAGAATCGTGTCTGTATTGGTTCTAAAGCAAAAATCATCAGCTCCCGAAATTCGTCAGCTGGAAACTTGGGGCGACCGTTTCCTCGCTGTGGCGACTCAGGAAGGTCGGACGCTGGGGCTCCCCGCCGAGGGGAAGTGCTCCAGCCTCAGCGCTGGGCGCCGGCGGCCACGTGGCCATCAGGGTGTCTGCACTGGCTCATCTCAGCCGGCTCACGTTTGCCCCCAGATTCCTGTATTTGCAGCAGAACTTCCGTAACCCCTGATGTCGGTCGACATCTGTTTAAGAAGCAGCGTTGTCTGGTGTCCCGATACACGTCAGACGTGTCCTGGGGTCTGCCCTTTGGGTCACGTGCCCCACTTTTCCCGAGAGCTGAAGATAACACGTGTAAGGTCCGGCCACTTACGTTTGTTCTCCGGCCTTTAAAGGAAGGAGGGGGTCCCTGGACGGGGAGACGGAGCCAGGCTCCCGTCCCTGCTCGGCTGAGCGCAGCCCGCGGGACCCCCTCGAGGCGCCCGCCAGTCCTAGGAGGCGGGTCTGGATCCCGGGCTGGTGCTGTGTGCTGAGGCCGCTGCTCTTCTGTTGTGTCTTTGAAGGAAGCGTAGCAGGAAAGGGGAGAAGAACGGCAAGGGGCTGAGGCATTTCTCCATGAAGGTCTGCGAGAAGGTGCAGCGGAAGGGGACCACGTCCTACAACGAGGTGGCGGACGAGCTGGTGGCAGAGTTCAGCGCTGCCGACAACCACATCTTGCCGAACGAGTCGGTGAGGGTGTGCGCGGCGGGGCCGGCGGGGCTGGCGGGCCAGGACACCCCAGCCCTCTGTCTGTGTCTCAAACGGTCTCAGACATGCAGAGAAGCTCTGAAAGCACTTCCAAAGGCCTCCCGGCCCGCTCGTGTGGTGATGCCCCCGCGTCCCCGGCGCTTCCACAGCGCGCACCAGCTCCAGCCCCGTGTGTTGGCCACCTCCCCGTGGCGACGCCCCCTGCCTGGGCTGGCGGGCCGAGCGGGGCCTCACGGGGGGCTGTCTCACGGGGGGCGGACGGTGCAGAGCCTCGAGTGTGTTCAGGTTTTGGGCTGTCTGGAAATCCCCCTCCGTCTCCGCCAGGCTTACGACCAGAAGAACATCAGACGGCGAGTCTACGACGCCCTGAACGTGCTGATGGCCATGAACATCATCTccaaggagaagaaggagatCAAGTGGATCGGTCTGCCCACCAACTCCGCCCAGGAGTGTCAGAACCTGGAGGTATCTCCAGTCTTGCGTCCGCCGTGTGTTCCTAGCAGGCGTCGGTTGTCTGCACCACTGGCGCCTGCTGAGTGGCTTGGGTGGCGGTGGGGGGCAGGTGTCCCCGTGTCCTGAGGTCACTGATCACATCCGTGCTTTCCCACTTGACGGTGACCCTCCGTCCGTCTGGGACCGCGGACACTGGCGGCAGGGAAGTCGGCCCAGTCCCGGGGGGTCGCCCCCAGTGTGGGTGAACTCTGCATCCCAGTTTGTGAGGGTTTCAAAAAGATACCACAGCCGTGTCCAGAAGACGAGAAGATGGAAGAAGGTTGCATAGTTTTGAGATTAAGTGAAACTGGCCTGTGCCCGCAGCGTCTGCCACATTCTAGGTTCTTCTGTTGCCCCACCGTCAGGCCCAGGGCACGCGTTTTCAGCGAGGACCTTTCCTCGGTGACCCTGTGTTGCCttggattttaaaatatgctgtgaAAACCAATTGTGATGATGTCTTATGTCGATGGCTTGTCTTTGAAggtggagagacagagaaggctGGAAAGAATAAAGCAGAAACAGTCGCAGCTCCAAGAGCTTATCCTGCAGGTAATGCAGCGCCTGCCGTGGAGGCAGCGTGATTGCTGTTTGGTGGCGTGGGCGCCCGTGTCTCCGTCGTCCCCCCTCTGGGTGTTTGGGTGTTGGATATGTGTCCTCCGCTGGGTGGCTCCCTGGGGCTTGCGTCCCCCGGCCGCTCTGGTCTCTAAGGGGTGCCGGGCAGGGCCGTTGAGGATGCCCAGGGAGGCTTAGGTGGCCGGTGGCGGCAGGTGTGGGTGTGCCTCAATCGTGCATCTTTTTAGCAAATCGCCTTTAAGAACCTGGTGCAGAGGAACCGCCAGGCGGAGCAGCAGGCCAGCCGGCCGCCCCCCGCCAACTCCGTCATCCACCTGCCCTTCATCATCGTGAACACCAGCAAGAAGACGGTCATCGACTGCAGCATTTCCAACGACAAGTAGGTCGTGGTGGGAAGGGCCTTGGCTGTGTGAAGGTGCCTggtcggggggcgggggcagagaGAACGTGGCCCGTCTAGTTGATTTGCTGCGTGTCTAGCTTATAGCCACCAAGTACGATCTTTTCAGCGTAATTACCTTGCAGGtgtcctcctcccttccctgactGTGCGGCTCCTTGAGAAGGAGGACTGTTGTCAGGACAGCAGGCGGTGCTCAGGGCCCATCCTGGGGCGTCCTGGGGGTGGCCGGCAGCCCCGGGCTGCATAGGTGCCGTCTGTGCTCCCTGGTTGCTGGTTCTGAGTTGGTGGGTTGTGTGGCTGAGGGAGGTTTGGGGTGAGTGGGATGTCCCGCTCGGGGCCCCCAAGCCAGGTGTCCAACTCTGTCGTGGAGACGGCGCTCTTCTGATGGTGACTTTCTCCTCTAGGTTTGAGTACCTGTTTAATTTTGACAACACGTTTGAAATCCACGATGACATCGAGGTGCTGAAGCGCATGGGCATGGCCTGTGGGCTGGAGTCCGGGAGCTGCTCCGCCGACGACCTGAAGGTGGCGAGAAGTTTGGTGCCGAAGGCGCTGGAACCCTACGTGACAGGTCCGCTCCGTCCTGGACGGAACGCCCGCCCCCTCCGCTGGGGTTGGCTCCCGCCCAGCGCCCAGAGCAGAGACAAATGGGATGTGGGACGGTGGCGGGCTGTAGGGTGCCGGTGCGGCAGCAGCAGGACGCCATCTGGCGGGGCCGTGGCCCCTCGGGACACGGTGGGCGGGAGGGCGGCGACAAGGCTGAGCCATGTGGTTCATACGGTGCAGGTGTTACGTCAGGGTCTCACCTTCCAGGTAGGGCCCCAGGTCTGTGAGGAGCGTGGCAGGCGTGGACCCGACCCCAGGGAGTGACTTAGTCACTGCAGCAGAGTGACCGAGAAAAGCGTCGTCTTGGCAGCCCTGGGCCTGCCCCCGACGGCAGGTGTGGGGAGCCTGCTGGGTCCCCGGCGTCCGTTCTGCCGGCTCCTTGGCTGAGCGGGGGGGTGTCCCAGCCACCGAGGGGAAGGGCTTTGTGTTGAGAGAGGAGAAGCTGCCCCTGTGCCTCTGGTGTGGATTTACTCCCTGAGCGCTCTCAAGTGGCCCAGAATAAGTGGGCGTCTGGCCTCAGAGCGTCCAGTGAAAGTGGCACCTCCTACCCCCTCTCGATGCCAGCAGCTGCCCTGTGGGACCCCCATGCCCTCCCCCCGGCCCCCGTTCTTGGTACAGCTGCGTCCAGGACGGGGGTTGACATAGGTCCTTCCTCCCCTTGGGTCCCGCCTCTGTGCTATGGTGACGGTTGCCCTTCCGTTGCACGGTGGTGGCGTCGTCAGTGGCCGCACTGATTCAAAGAAGTAAAGGGAGGACTTCCGTGCTGTCTTCGTGAGGCTTGATCCAGTGGCTGGGCCCAGCGAGCGGGCTGCCTTCTGGCTGGTAGCGGGCATGGCGCTGGGCAGCCCGAGGGGCCTCGCCTGGAGAGCCGTCCCGTCTCAGCTCGTGGGCCTGTTTCCTGCGGTCTCTGCTTTGTgaaatttgctttcttttctttctctttccagaaATGGCTCAGGGATCACTCGGCGGTGTCTTTGTCACGTCGGCAGTTTCAACTGCCAATGGCACAAGGCTCTCTGCCAGGTAACTGCTGTCCCCGGTGGGGCCTGGGGGTGGTGGGGCCACTGTCACCTGGTAGCGGGATGCCCGGAGTCGTGTGTGAACGACCACTGCTCGGCTGCTCGGAACGGGGCGCCCAGTGCAGGGCAGACCTCCCCCACCCCGGACGCCCCCCAGAGTCACTCAGAGCTCATCCTTTGTGCAAAGGagatttgttttttctgattggttTCTTTCCTCTAAAGGTTAAAAGTAGtacatggtttttatttttttgaaaagtacTTCAGTGAAGTGCGGGCAAAGCCACCTGAACCCTACGGCCGGCAGTCTGAGTGACAGAGGCtatttctccatctctttttttttatttttattttttaacacactTGAAGTCACAATACGCATATAATGTTGTTCCTTCTTTTCACGTTACCGTGTATTGAGTGTATTTTATATTATTGAAGGAGCTTTATCATTTAAATCAATGTGTATTTGACTTTTGACCTAGCAGTCCCACAGAGCAGAACCATGTCAGACCTCAGGGTTTGTCTTAGTTTTTTGAAGATAAATGTAAAGTAATATCAACGTTAAGTATTGACAAaacagtggttttatttttttatgtcgtATTATGTGTTATACATATTATATCAATTCTAAATATCAATAAATGTTCTTAAAGTGTAAGTGAAATCAGAGTGTAGGTCCAACAAAATGGAATTGACTAATAAGTCACGTGTGCACACCTTCGAGGGGGCTCTGCAGGCACCGTGTCCTCTGGTACCCGTGCAGCACTGGCCCAGCAACAGTGCGGCcctgagggaggggcagggtcGCCCCGTGAGGGTCCCGGTGCCCGTGGGGTCTGTGTCGACCtcggcggggctgagggaggcccCAGGGTGTCTGCACCTGTTTGAGTTTTGACTGAGGTTGGTTCCATTTTTAATTCTGAATCTGCCGCTGTGTGTGTAGCCCAGTCTGTAAAATCTGAACACTGGTTATACCAAGAGGTAGAATTTGGGTATTTCCTAAACGTTCCTCTTTAAGAAATTCTTTTTATTGATTAAATTTCAGAGGCTC
Protein-coding sequences here:
- the TFDP1 gene encoding transcription factor Dp-1 isoform X1, which produces MAKDAGLIEANGELKVFIDQNLSPGKGVVSLVAVHPSTVNTLGKQLLPKTFGQSNVNIAQQVVIGTPQRPAAPNTIVVGSPHTPNTHFVSQNQPSDPSPWSAGKRSRKGEKNGKGLRHFSMKVCEKVQRKGTTSYNEVADELVAEFSAADNHILPNESAYDQKNIRRRVYDALNVLMAMNIISKEKKEIKWIGLPTNSAQECQNLEVERQRRLERIKQKQSQLQELILQQIAFKNLVQRNRQAEQQASRPPPANSVIHLPFIIVNTSKKTVIDCSISNDKFEYLFNFDNTFEIHDDIEVLKRMGMACGLESGSCSADDLKVARSLVPKALEPYVTEMAQGSLGGVFVTSAVSTANGTRLSASDLANGVDGALATSSSGSQYSGSRVETPVSYAGEDDEEDEDFNENEGED
- the TFDP1 gene encoding transcription factor Dp-1 isoform X2 — its product is MSTSLSKWKRSRKGEKNGKGLRHFSMKVCEKVQRKGTTSYNEVADELVAEFSAADNHILPNESAYDQKNIRRRVYDALNVLMAMNIISKEKKEIKWIGLPTNSAQECQNLEVERQRRLERIKQKQSQLQELILQQIAFKNLVQRNRQAEQQASRPPPANSVIHLPFIIVNTSKKTVIDCSISNDKFEYLFNFDNTFEIHDDIEVLKRMGMACGLESGSCSADDLKVARSLVPKALEPYVTEMAQGSLGGVFVTSAVSTANGTRLSASDLANGVDGALATSSSGSQYSGSRVETPVSYAGEDDEEDEDFNENEGED